In a single window of the Coprothermobacter proteolyticus DSM 5265 genome:
- a CDS encoding extracellular matrix/biofilm biosynthesis regulator RemA family protein: protein MESGFLNIGFSSYISVSKIIGIVSPDSAPIRRMIRLAKEQGRLVDATFGRRTRAAILTEGGFIVLSAVLPDTLVSRLEEEEEEEERTEPITEQEAELEEESGEDV, encoded by the coding sequence GTGGAGAGCGGTTTTCTTAATATTGGTTTTAGTTCATACATATCTGTATCGAAAATAATTGGTATCGTCAGCCCTGATTCTGCTCCCATAAGGCGTATGATAAGGCTTGCTAAGGAGCAAGGACGACTTGTGGACGCCACCTTTGGGCGCAGAACCAGGGCGGCCATTTTGACAGAGGGCGGCTTTATCGTGCTTTCTGCTGTGCTTCCAGATACTTTGGTGAGTCGTCTGGAGGAAGAGGAGGAAGAAGAAGAAAGAACAGAGCCCATCACTGAGCAAGAAGCAGAGCTGGAAGAGGAATCAGGAGAGGACGTTTAA
- the lpdA gene encoding dihydrolipoyl dehydrogenase — protein sequence MKLGIIGAGPGGYEAALYAAQRGIDVTLFEKQFVGGTCLNLGCIPTKTILASTELYSHIKEASQFGVTVEGAQISWQQVQQRMLKTVAQLRRGVEFLLKKRGVHLVQGEAFYRGNHQVEVAGETYEFDYVIIATGSRPAELPGLSTDKKWIINSNHFFTRKELPKRALVVGTGAIGLELSDILRAFGTEVTVVELVPQVMPLLDSDASTNYAKILSKKGIKFIVGNSVKNIDHEDSHLKVTLTNDQELEVDQIVVGVGRTANVEVIKTDRIQVEKGKVKVDKSLLTSEEGVYAIGDVAMPPIARGALAHVASHEGIFAVKHILGEAKEMDWHAVPWVVFTDPPLAAIGQTEKEATQAGTAVKTYTLPYRALGAAVAKNRTEGFCKFIVAADTGKVRGVQMAGVGADLIINEMAVVLQQNMTVKELSEVIHAHPTLSEVAKESAFALLGYPINTM from the coding sequence GTGAAACTTGGCATAATTGGTGCAGGACCCGGTGGTTACGAAGCAGCACTGTATGCAGCACAGCGCGGCATAGATGTAACCTTGTTTGAAAAACAGTTTGTGGGTGGTACTTGCTTAAACTTGGGATGCATACCCACAAAAACCATACTTGCAAGTACCGAGCTGTATTCCCATATTAAAGAAGCATCTCAGTTTGGCGTAACAGTAGAAGGCGCACAGATTAGCTGGCAACAAGTTCAACAACGCATGCTAAAGACTGTTGCTCAACTTAGAAGAGGAGTAGAATTCTTGCTAAAGAAACGTGGAGTCCATTTGGTTCAAGGTGAAGCGTTCTATCGAGGCAATCACCAAGTAGAAGTCGCTGGAGAAACATATGAATTCGACTATGTAATTATTGCCACCGGTTCACGACCAGCAGAATTGCCTGGTCTCTCCACAGATAAGAAATGGATCATAAACAGCAATCACTTCTTTACACGAAAAGAGCTGCCCAAAAGAGCTTTGGTCGTAGGTACAGGGGCAATTGGTTTAGAGCTGAGCGATATTTTAAGAGCTTTCGGTACCGAAGTAACTGTGGTGGAATTAGTGCCACAAGTAATGCCACTGCTAGACAGTGATGCCTCCACTAACTATGCCAAAATACTTTCTAAGAAAGGTATAAAGTTCATTGTGGGTAATTCAGTGAAAAACATTGACCATGAGGACAGTCATTTGAAAGTGACTTTAACAAACGATCAAGAACTGGAAGTAGACCAAATCGTTGTAGGAGTAGGACGTACAGCGAACGTCGAGGTTATCAAAACAGACAGAATTCAGGTGGAAAAAGGAAAGGTCAAAGTAGACAAGAGCTTACTCACTTCCGAGGAAGGCGTCTATGCCATTGGAGATGTAGCCATGCCCCCTATTGCCAGAGGGGCCTTAGCTCATGTAGCCTCTCATGAAGGCATTTTCGCCGTTAAGCACATCTTAGGGGAGGCAAAGGAAATGGATTGGCATGCAGTCCCCTGGGTGGTATTCACTGATCCACCACTGGCAGCCATAGGACAAACGGAAAAGGAAGCCACTCAAGCCGGAACAGCGGTAAAGACCTATACATTACCTTATCGTGCCTTGGGAGCCGCCGTGGCAAAGAACAGAACAGAAGGCTTCTGCAAATTCATCGTGGCAGCAGACACAGGAAAAGTGCGTGGCGTACAGATGGCGGGCGTGGGTGCCGATCTCATAATCAACGAAATGGCCGTAGTCCTTCAACAAAACATGACGGTTAAAGAACTATCTGAGGTCATTCATGCACACCCCACCTTATCAGAAGTAGCAAAAGAGTCTGCTTTCGCATTACTTGGCTACCCTATCAATACAATGTGA
- a CDS encoding molybdopterin-containing oxidoreductase family protein: MSYHVCPRDCYDSCGMVLQYGRLVGDSNHPFTSGFTCGKAALSLRQVSYPERITKALVRTKKGFEKISIDKAISIAAEKLSSNKVYRIDYSGHMGLLSRFFHQRLLRRLGAPELVWDICSTAGDVALMDGVGSIWGCDIDAIKDSDFVIIWGANVAYSSIHAYTWAKQAGEVFVIDPVKTPTAESFFHVPVNPGGDVALSLQILRELDAMGYEVPFCVDDFGNLEHISGVSSETAHLLASKLANSSRPFVFIGYGFQRQWNGAMAVRLVASILSVIDQSDRFYFDRPYHGIDVDYIRLKGQEPSKETLNWTLLSKQLKDVTDATFLVLNANPVNTLPGRRQLVETFQNSRNTVIVHDMFMTESAQVADVVLPAKHYLEFEDLVASYGHRFLAFNEKGLEPPPDAMSNMELARELARQLKLEQSELYETDREVINGALRNLGIDYEFMKEHKIYRLPDPAKPGPVNWPEIAQIRHSSYKTAEGSYMLLTPVGRLRIHSQYANVLKEVPLLEINPKDAQKLSISNKEQVNIKNNRGSLEVVCKVTDKVPPGVVRLEHGFWADAEKPNVNDLVEPTLQEYSGGSQIMWTFVNIEKGE; the protein is encoded by the coding sequence ATGAGCTATCATGTCTGTCCGCGAGACTGCTATGATTCCTGCGGCATGGTTCTTCAATACGGAAGATTAGTCGGTGACTCAAATCATCCTTTTACCTCGGGATTCACTTGCGGCAAAGCCGCTCTTAGTTTGAGGCAAGTAAGTTATCCGGAGAGGATTACAAAGGCGCTGGTAAGAACGAAGAAAGGGTTTGAAAAGATTTCCATCGATAAGGCTATAAGCATAGCAGCTGAGAAACTCTCTTCGAACAAAGTTTATCGAATTGACTATTCAGGACATATGGGCTTACTTTCAAGGTTTTTCCACCAGCGTCTGCTAAGAAGGCTGGGCGCACCTGAGCTGGTTTGGGACATTTGCTCCACTGCCGGCGATGTTGCTCTGATGGATGGTGTTGGTTCCATATGGGGTTGTGACATAGATGCTATAAAGGACAGTGATTTTGTGATCATCTGGGGAGCCAATGTGGCGTACTCTTCCATTCATGCTTACACCTGGGCTAAACAGGCTGGTGAAGTCTTTGTCATCGATCCAGTCAAAACACCAACAGCAGAATCATTTTTCCATGTTCCAGTAAACCCTGGAGGTGACGTAGCGTTATCACTTCAAATACTCAGAGAACTGGACGCTATGGGATACGAGGTACCTTTTTGTGTTGATGACTTTGGCAATTTGGAGCACATATCAGGTGTTAGTAGCGAAACGGCTCACTTGTTAGCTTCTAAGCTTGCGAATAGCAGTCGTCCATTTGTTTTTATAGGCTATGGCTTTCAGCGGCAGTGGAACGGTGCCATGGCAGTGCGTCTTGTAGCTTCTATTCTCAGCGTAATTGATCAATCTGACCGCTTCTACTTTGATAGGCCTTATCATGGGATAGATGTTGATTATATAAGGCTTAAAGGTCAGGAACCAAGCAAAGAAACCCTAAACTGGACACTGTTAAGCAAGCAATTAAAAGATGTAACAGATGCCACATTTTTGGTTTTGAATGCCAATCCTGTAAACACGCTTCCAGGTCGTCGACAACTCGTAGAAACATTTCAAAACAGCAGGAATACGGTCATAGTGCACGACATGTTTATGACAGAATCAGCTCAAGTAGCGGATGTAGTTTTGCCAGCGAAGCATTACTTGGAGTTTGAAGATCTGGTTGCTTCCTACGGTCATCGGTTCTTGGCGTTTAACGAAAAGGGTTTGGAGCCTCCTCCAGATGCTATGAGCAATATGGAGCTTGCAAGAGAATTGGCACGTCAATTAAAGCTGGAGCAAAGTGAACTTTATGAAACTGATAGGGAAGTCATTAACGGTGCTTTGAGAAATCTGGGCATCGACTACGAATTTATGAAAGAGCACAAAATTTACAGACTCCCTGATCCAGCAAAACCAGGTCCGGTAAATTGGCCTGAAATTGCCCAGATCAGGCACTCTTCATATAAGACAGCAGAGGGAAGCTATATGTTACTGACTCCAGTTGGCAGGTTAAGGATTCATAGTCAGTACGCTAATGTGCTTAAGGAAGTGCCGCTACTGGAGATAAATCCTAAAGATGCTCAAAAGTTGTCCATAAGCAACAAAGAACAAGTTAACATTAAAAACAATAGGGGATCTCTTGAGGTAGTGTGTAAAGTGACAGACAAAGTGCCACCTGGAGTTGTGCGTTTGGAGCATGGGTTCTGGGCTGATGCGGAGAAGCCAAATGTGAATGACTTAGTAGAACCTACTCTGCAAGAATATAGTGGGGGATCACAGATTATGTGGACTTTTGTGAACATTGAGAAAGGAGAATAG
- the gmk gene encoding guanylate kinase, translated as MGGRLIVISGPSGVGKGTVVSELLNRDKELVLSISVTTRSPRPGEVDGKDYYFVDYSTFKKMVATDRLLEWAYVHGSYYGTPKDFVMQHLEQGRKVILEIDMQGAMQVRRRFPDAILIFLLPPSLDELKHRLMKRGTEEMDEQQLRLLRSLQELDYLREYHFFVVNVEVNQAVENIMKILSLVDFVVTEDRARTMVESLRKGGIFDEAGDIRRAGENYWTP; from the coding sequence GTGGGCGGTAGACTCATCGTCATCAGTGGCCCTTCCGGTGTAGGGAAGGGAACCGTGGTAAGCGAGCTTCTAAACAGAGATAAAGAACTTGTGCTCTCTATTTCTGTGACCACTCGCAGCCCTAGGCCTGGTGAGGTTGACGGCAAAGATTATTATTTTGTCGATTACTCCACATTCAAGAAGATGGTTGCCACGGATAGATTGCTCGAGTGGGCCTATGTTCATGGTTCCTACTATGGAACTCCTAAAGACTTTGTGATGCAGCACTTGGAGCAAGGCAGAAAGGTGATCTTGGAAATTGACATGCAGGGAGCCATGCAAGTTCGAAGGAGGTTCCCAGATGCTATTCTGATATTTCTGTTGCCTCCTTCTTTGGACGAGCTTAAGCATCGTTTGATGAAGCGCGGCACTGAAGAGATGGACGAGCAGCAGCTTAGGCTGCTTCGTAGCTTACAAGAGCTTGATTACCTCAGGGAATACCATTTTTTCGTGGTCAATGTGGAGGTAAATCAAGCCGTGGAAAACATAATGAAGATTCTGTCCTTGGTGGACTTCGTAGTTACTGAGGACAGGGCACGCACCATGGTGGAATCTCTAAGAAAAGGAGGTATTTTTGATGAAGCAGGTGACATTAGAAGAGCTGGAGAGAATTACTGGACTCCCTAG
- the tdh gene encoding L-threonine 3-dehydrogenase translates to MLAIRKGSATKGVAMYEIDEPEPPEGWALVKVLKASICGTDVHIYQWNEWSQKRMKPPVTIGHEFVGEVLKVNKGSGRVHEGDIVSAESHVVCHVCRMCRRNMYHACENTKIIGVHMDGAFAEYIAIPEENLVKLPPSVPLEAGSVLEPFGNAVHTVQAVDVRGKRVVVTGVGPIGVMAIPVAKALGAVQIVATDLSDYRLKLASEVGADVVINVKEQDPVKVVQDLGGADVVLEMSGSEKALNQGLEMIIPGGEMAILGLPDNRVSLDLANDVVSKGITIKGITGRRLWETWDLGVSLVSSGKVDLKKVITHQFDFKDYEEAFSTMMSGNSGKVVLNISQ, encoded by the coding sequence ATGTTAGCGATAAGGAAAGGTTCAGCTACTAAGGGTGTTGCCATGTATGAAATTGACGAGCCTGAGCCACCTGAAGGTTGGGCTCTAGTTAAAGTCCTAAAGGCTTCAATTTGTGGGACTGACGTTCATATTTACCAGTGGAATGAATGGTCCCAAAAGCGAATGAAACCGCCTGTGACCATAGGTCACGAGTTTGTGGGTGAAGTTCTTAAGGTCAACAAAGGTTCTGGTAGAGTTCACGAAGGAGACATCGTTTCGGCTGAATCTCATGTGGTATGCCACGTATGTCGGATGTGCAGACGAAACATGTACCATGCTTGCGAGAATACAAAGATCATAGGAGTTCATATGGATGGAGCTTTTGCTGAGTACATTGCCATTCCTGAAGAAAACTTGGTGAAGCTACCACCGAGTGTTCCTTTAGAAGCAGGTTCAGTATTAGAACCTTTTGGCAATGCTGTGCACACGGTACAAGCCGTAGATGTCAGGGGAAAGAGGGTTGTGGTTACTGGAGTGGGGCCCATAGGGGTTATGGCCATACCTGTGGCTAAAGCGCTGGGTGCTGTACAGATTGTTGCCACGGATCTGTCTGATTACAGGCTAAAGTTGGCTTCTGAGGTGGGAGCAGACGTTGTCATTAATGTCAAGGAACAGGATCCGGTTAAGGTTGTGCAAGACTTAGGTGGTGCGGATGTAGTTCTAGAAATGAGTGGTAGTGAAAAAGCTTTGAATCAGGGGCTTGAGATGATCATACCTGGAGGAGAAATGGCCATATTAGGTCTTCCTGATAACCGAGTTTCCTTGGATTTGGCAAACGATGTGGTCTCCAAGGGCATAACCATTAAAGGTATAACCGGACGCCGGTTATGGGAGACATGGGACTTAGGGGTGTCATTGGTTAGCAGTGGCAAAGTGGACTTAAAAAAGGTGATCACGCACCAATTTGACTTCAAGGACTATGAAGAGGCATTTTCTACTATGATGTCTGGTAATTCTGGGAAGGTGGTTCTGAACATAAGTCAATAG
- the coaBC gene encoding bifunctional phosphopantothenoylcysteine decarboxylase/phosphopantothenate--cysteine ligase CoaBC: MWISGNVFRRKNILLGVTGSIAAFKACALASTLSKYEAHVRTVLTPSALNFVGSASFVSLTNDAVYTDQDYWSSNIRSLHIELGRWADVLVVAPATANTLAKIANGLADNLLTSTILGSDKPLVLVPAMNVRMYENKITQENLKTLKNLGYIVVEPEVGHLADGEVGKGRFPEIDTILFHVAKTIVPQDLTGKNIVVTAGPTREYIDDVRFISNPSSGKMGYALAQALALRGADVTLLSGPVTLDVPQGVRLLQFESVSELMQLMEHFLPEADAVVMAAAVGDFTTERREGKLRRQGELALTLKATPDVVGSFAAKYAKPVYVAFAAGGADVIKDAEEKLKRKHVDAIFANRIDTSQTGFAVDTNSGWFISKERGVEEAPLQSKVDLAWWLSERIVWLIEAKSETSP; this comes from the coding sequence ATGTGGATTTCAGGTAACGTATTTCGAAGAAAGAACATTCTCTTGGGAGTTACTGGTTCTATTGCAGCTTTTAAGGCTTGCGCTTTGGCTTCTACACTGTCCAAATATGAGGCACACGTTCGAACGGTTTTGACGCCATCGGCCTTGAATTTCGTGGGGTCAGCGAGCTTCGTTTCACTTACCAATGATGCGGTTTACACCGATCAGGATTACTGGTCATCAAATATACGCAGTTTACACATTGAACTTGGTCGTTGGGCTGATGTGTTGGTTGTTGCTCCAGCCACGGCAAACACGCTCGCAAAAATAGCCAATGGATTGGCTGATAATCTTTTAACCAGCACCATATTGGGCTCTGATAAGCCCCTAGTATTGGTCCCGGCTATGAATGTGCGCATGTATGAAAACAAGATCACTCAGGAGAATCTAAAAACGCTTAAGAACCTGGGGTACATTGTAGTAGAACCCGAGGTGGGACATCTGGCTGATGGAGAAGTGGGTAAGGGCCGTTTCCCTGAGATCGATACGATTTTGTTTCACGTTGCGAAAACCATTGTGCCCCAGGATCTAACAGGAAAGAACATAGTAGTGACCGCTGGACCTACCAGAGAGTATATTGATGATGTTAGGTTCATATCGAATCCATCCAGCGGCAAAATGGGCTATGCCTTGGCTCAAGCTTTAGCACTCAGAGGTGCTGATGTTACTTTGCTAAGTGGCCCTGTAACCTTAGATGTACCTCAAGGTGTTCGTCTGCTGCAGTTTGAATCTGTTAGCGAGCTTATGCAGCTTATGGAACACTTCCTGCCGGAGGCGGACGCAGTTGTAATGGCAGCTGCAGTAGGTGACTTCACCACTGAGAGGAGAGAAGGTAAATTAAGACGACAAGGGGAACTAGCGTTGACTTTGAAAGCCACACCAGATGTTGTAGGTTCCTTTGCAGCGAAATACGCGAAGCCTGTTTACGTTGCTTTTGCAGCTGGGGGTGCCGATGTTATCAAAGATGCTGAGGAAAAGCTAAAACGTAAACACGTGGATGCCATATTTGCCAACCGTATTGACACTTCCCAGACGGGATTTGCTGTAGACACCAACAGTGGTTGGTTCATAAGCAAAGAAAGAGGTGTGGAAGAAGCACCTTTGCAGTCCAAAGTTGATTTGGCATGGTGGCTCAGTGAGAGAATTGTATGGCTGATAGAAGCAAAATCAGAAACTTCTCCATAA
- a CDS encoding coproporphyrinogen-III oxidase family protein produces the protein MNKGLYLHIPFCYRKCPFCDYYSISNAPETWLDTFTDVIVYQLRQLPTKLDTLYVGGGTPLVLGQSRWERILQNLPEARERTIELNPEDVKKENFPLLAHFTRLSVGVQSFSDSVLKTLGRDKLDYEKLLDLLSHWDVSVDLMVGVPGQTRDEVLRDLISVVALGVPHISVYPLEVHEGTPFWGYYRGWDWDDADLLLMVEKFLTEHGYEHYEISNYARPGHQCLHNKIYWHDEEYYALGPSAAGYVNGVRYKWVSNLRLYVESAKLGEPTYEEYVALSWEEQLSEYAIMNLRLLSEGIRKEDVEKRFGERAWGIILSQAEGNAFLNIEPNKITVKNWLFFNRAAEAFV, from the coding sequence ATGAACAAAGGCCTCTATCTTCATATTCCTTTCTGCTACAGAAAATGCCCATTCTGTGATTATTACAGTATTTCCAATGCTCCAGAAACGTGGCTGGACACATTCACTGATGTGATAGTCTATCAGCTTAGGCAACTCCCGACAAAACTGGATACGCTTTATGTTGGTGGAGGAACGCCTTTGGTTTTAGGGCAGTCCAGGTGGGAAAGAATACTCCAAAACTTACCCGAAGCAAGGGAAAGGACCATCGAACTCAACCCAGAAGACGTGAAGAAGGAGAATTTTCCTTTGCTTGCGCACTTTACACGCCTTTCAGTGGGTGTGCAGTCTTTTTCAGACTCTGTACTTAAGACACTGGGGCGTGACAAGCTTGATTATGAAAAACTGCTGGATTTACTAAGTCATTGGGATGTAAGTGTGGATCTTATGGTGGGTGTACCAGGTCAAACCCGTGACGAGGTCTTGCGGGATTTGATTTCTGTGGTTGCGCTTGGTGTACCGCATATTTCTGTATATCCTTTGGAAGTGCATGAGGGAACCCCATTTTGGGGGTATTACCGCGGGTGGGATTGGGACGATGCTGACTTGTTACTCATGGTGGAGAAATTCCTTACGGAGCACGGTTATGAACACTACGAGATTTCAAACTATGCCAGACCGGGGCACCAATGTCTTCACAACAAAATCTACTGGCACGACGAGGAGTACTACGCTTTAGGACCTTCGGCTGCAGGGTACGTAAATGGTGTAAGGTATAAATGGGTGTCAAATCTAAGGCTTTATGTGGAAAGTGCTAAGCTTGGTGAACCCACATATGAGGAGTATGTGGCCTTATCTTGGGAAGAGCAGCTTTCAGAATATGCCATCATGAACCTAAGGCTTCTTAGTGAAGGTATTAGAAAAGAGGATGTGGAAAAACGTTTTGGTGAAAGGGCGTGGGGCATAATACTCAGCCAAGCTGAAGGTAACGCTTTTTTGAATATAGAACCAAATAAAATCACAGTGAAGAACTGGCTTTTCTTTAATAGAGCTGCAGAAGCTTTTGTCTAG
- the lepA gene encoding translation elongation factor 4 yields the protein MADRSKIRNFSIIAHIDHGKSTLADRFLELSGLVRRDKLQKQMLDSMDLERERGITIKSHPVRLHIGDYVFNLIDTPGHVDFSYEVSRSLAACEGAILLVDATQGVEAQTVAHAYKAMEHNLAIVPVINKIDLPSADVEGTKRAMSQLLGKDDIDPVLVSAKEGIGIEELIDRLVKEIPAPNGDENAPLQALVFDSFYDTYKGVVSVVRIFNGQVRVGDRIRFWASGLESEVTEVGVFSLKMVPTESLEAGDVGYVAANIRDIREVPVGDTMTSAVRPADAPIPGFSAMKPMVFASIYPTENEDFERLRESLKKLQLNDAALVFEPESSEAFGPGFRCGFLGLLHMDIIRERLEREFDLDLILTSPNVEYHVLTRSGEYIEVRNPSQFPDFSEVELVEEPYVRGTVVVPSEYVGSVIQLCEGRRGKMLHMEYISQQRVLLEYDLPFAEIITDFYDQLKSVTRGYASFDYEHIGFKEADVDKIEVFINGKKLDALTLLAPKSEVLRVARQVASNLKHTIPKQLVEVVIQVKAGGRIVARETIKPLRKDVLAKCYGGDVSRKKKLLEKQKAGKKRMRQFNQVDIPQEAFLSVLKADTE from the coding sequence ATGGCTGATAGAAGCAAAATCAGAAACTTCTCCATAATAGCACACATTGACCACGGCAAGTCCACGTTAGCTGACCGTTTCTTGGAGCTTTCTGGGTTAGTGAGACGAGATAAACTACAGAAACAGATGCTTGATAGTATGGATCTGGAACGCGAACGTGGGATCACCATTAAAAGCCATCCAGTTAGATTGCATATTGGTGATTACGTGTTCAACCTCATAGATACGCCTGGGCATGTTGATTTTTCCTACGAAGTTTCTAGGTCCTTAGCTGCTTGTGAAGGTGCAATTCTTTTAGTGGATGCAACTCAGGGAGTGGAAGCACAAACAGTAGCACATGCTTACAAAGCCATGGAGCACAACTTAGCCATTGTCCCCGTCATTAACAAAATCGATTTACCTTCTGCTGACGTGGAAGGTACTAAGAGAGCCATGTCCCAACTTCTAGGAAAGGACGATATTGATCCAGTGTTGGTTTCAGCTAAAGAAGGAATTGGCATTGAAGAGCTTATCGATAGGCTCGTAAAAGAAATCCCTGCTCCGAATGGGGATGAAAATGCTCCTTTACAGGCTCTTGTGTTCGATTCCTTTTACGATACTTATAAAGGAGTAGTTTCCGTTGTTCGCATTTTCAATGGACAGGTTAGAGTAGGAGATCGCATTAGATTCTGGGCAAGCGGTTTGGAATCTGAAGTGACTGAGGTTGGTGTTTTTTCCTTGAAGATGGTGCCCACGGAGAGTTTAGAGGCAGGAGACGTGGGATATGTGGCTGCCAACATAAGAGACATCCGCGAAGTTCCGGTGGGAGATACAATGACATCAGCGGTGAGACCTGCCGATGCTCCCATACCGGGCTTTTCTGCAATGAAACCCATGGTTTTCGCGTCCATTTATCCTACTGAGAACGAGGATTTTGAAAGACTTCGCGAGTCTTTGAAGAAGCTTCAGCTCAATGATGCAGCTTTGGTGTTTGAACCGGAAAGTAGCGAAGCTTTTGGCCCAGGTTTTAGGTGTGGGTTCTTGGGGCTTCTTCATATGGACATCATTAGAGAAAGGCTTGAAAGAGAATTTGATTTGGATCTCATATTAACCTCACCCAACGTGGAATATCATGTGCTAACACGGAGTGGTGAGTACATTGAGGTGCGCAATCCTTCGCAGTTCCCAGACTTTTCTGAAGTGGAGCTGGTGGAGGAGCCTTATGTGAGGGGGACCGTAGTAGTTCCATCAGAGTATGTGGGCTCTGTTATTCAACTTTGTGAGGGCAGACGTGGAAAAATGCTTCACATGGAGTACATATCGCAGCAGCGTGTTTTACTCGAATACGATTTACCCTTTGCAGAAATCATAACTGATTTTTACGATCAACTAAAGAGCGTAACACGTGGATATGCGTCTTTTGACTATGAGCACATTGGTTTCAAGGAAGCCGATGTCGACAAAATAGAGGTTTTTATTAACGGTAAAAAACTAGATGCCCTTACGTTGCTTGCTCCAAAGAGTGAAGTACTAAGGGTTGCTAGGCAAGTAGCGTCAAACTTGAAACATACCATACCAAAGCAGCTGGTGGAAGTTGTAATTCAGGTAAAAGCAGGGGGCAGAATAGTTGCCCGTGAGACCATAAAACCGCTTCGTAAGGACGTTTTAGCAAAGTGCTACGGAGGAGATGTTAGTAGAAAGAAGAAACTTCTAGAAAAACAGAAGGCTGGAAAGAAGCGCATGAGACAGTTCAATCAGGTGGACATACCACAAGAAGCATTCTTGTCGGTGCTTAAGGCTGATACTGAGTAA
- a CDS encoding dihydrodipicolinate synthase family protein — MLRGIIVPLVSSFNEDFSLDLQSMRAHIQYLLSQGVNGIFVNASTSEFFSMSPDEQIQIMRLAAEELEDASSALVTGVTSNNTEHSVKLAKIAQEMNFDAVVAAPPYYGAFGEEALYQHFKAIAEGSRLPLILYDIPSATGNPLPPSLVEKLAKENLAAGIKVTRDSLTYLLDILAIKEKYPSFSVLVGFDHYLPTNLLLGGDGGIVAGANVIPSVYLALMRAYEQGDMEAFAGFAKQIAVFSMIYSRCNSFAGAIKAAAQWFQLPVNLPCRPPLLTDEPAKVEEILLRAELIK, encoded by the coding sequence ATGTTGAGGGGCATCATAGTGCCGTTAGTAAGTTCATTTAATGAGGATTTCTCTCTGGATTTGCAGAGTATGAGAGCCCATATACAATATCTTCTCAGCCAAGGAGTGAATGGTATTTTCGTGAACGCATCGACTTCAGAGTTTTTTTCCATGTCTCCTGACGAACAAATACAGATAATGAGATTGGCGGCAGAGGAGTTGGAAGACGCTTCAAGTGCTTTGGTTACGGGTGTAACGAGCAACAATACTGAACATTCAGTTAAACTGGCAAAAATAGCTCAAGAAATGAACTTTGATGCAGTAGTTGCAGCTCCTCCATATTACGGTGCGTTCGGTGAAGAAGCCCTGTATCAACACTTTAAAGCCATTGCAGAAGGAAGTCGGCTACCCTTAATTTTGTACGATATTCCAAGTGCTACTGGCAACCCCTTGCCTCCCAGTCTGGTAGAAAAGCTCGCTAAAGAAAACCTGGCAGCCGGCATAAAGGTTACCAGAGATAGCCTTACCTATTTACTGGACATCCTTGCTATTAAGGAAAAGTACCCTTCTTTTTCGGTACTGGTGGGTTTTGACCATTATTTGCCCACGAATCTACTACTCGGGGGAGATGGCGGCATTGTAGCCGGTGCAAACGTAATTCCATCAGTTTATTTAGCACTCATGAGAGCTTACGAGCAAGGAGACATGGAAGCCTTCGCTGGCTTTGCCAAACAAATAGCTGTTTTTAGCATGATATACAGCCGTTGTAACTCATTTGCGGGAGCTATTAAAGCTGCTGCGCAGTGGTTTCAACTTCCTGTAAATCTTCCGTGCAGACCACCCTTACTAACAGACGAGCCAGCTAAAGTGGAAGAAATTCTTTTGCGTGCGGAGCTGATTAAGTAA